A window of the Antarctobacter heliothermus genome harbors these coding sequences:
- a CDS encoding glycosyltransferase family 4 protein — protein sequence MILLDITTSYTFRHWKAMGLLRVEQEVIRAFRAQYGEAVTFGIYNPVLEGYYRVPPEEIDAILAERRWVVPSRDRAAMSPSRLRRHMRRFRLARDIRQAVRRFPGADPITELRRDAALAQALSRVSLEEYSSLRRWLGMAQRLTPKLAPVLSRTDLVNHQLHHGQLDAQAPDRFAPENAIDPGQVTQYLSVGGFWSDSRYEYAYHARKDHGWTVHYLIYDLIPVLWRHLTEPTTKETFPLALHWMLWGVDQVWTISDTTRRDLLAHVADHGYPPLNDRWVTPVLLGADSTAPADADTTRATLARHDLDPGGYVLMVGTLEPRKNHDFAYRLWRELHQRHPDKVLPLIFVGQPGWSMGPFVEMLAEDVGLPHEAIRILTDVDDEALGVLYDNCRFTLYPSHYEGWGLPVVESLNHGKPCLCSDAPSIVEAAQGAADCLPLLDGEAWAARALALMGDEATYAEALDRAEAFGGYSWQDFRQNLIADFEAFQDELPVQRVG from the coding sequence ATGATCCTTCTCGATATCACCACCAGCTACACTTTCCGCCACTGGAAGGCGATGGGCCTTCTGCGGGTCGAGCAAGAGGTGATCCGCGCCTTCCGCGCGCAGTACGGCGAGGCAGTGACCTTTGGCATCTACAACCCGGTGCTGGAGGGGTATTACCGTGTGCCTCCCGAAGAGATCGACGCGATTTTGGCAGAGCGCCGCTGGGTGGTGCCATCCCGTGACCGGGCCGCGATGTCACCCTCACGTCTGCGGCGGCACATGCGCCGCTTTCGGCTGGCCCGCGATATCCGGCAGGCGGTGCGCCGGTTTCCCGGCGCGGACCCCATCACCGAATTGCGCCGCGACGCGGCGCTGGCACAGGCGCTGTCACGCGTCAGCCTTGAGGAATATTCCAGCCTGCGCCGCTGGCTGGGCATGGCGCAGCGGCTCACCCCGAAATTGGCCCCGGTGCTGTCGCGCACCGATCTGGTCAACCACCAGTTGCACCACGGCCAGCTGGATGCACAGGCCCCCGACCGCTTTGCCCCCGAAAACGCCATCGATCCGGGGCAGGTCACGCAATACCTGTCGGTCGGCGGCTTCTGGTCGGACAGCCGCTATGAATACGCCTACCACGCCCGCAAGGACCACGGCTGGACCGTGCATTACCTGATCTACGACCTGATCCCGGTGCTGTGGCGGCACCTGACCGAACCCACCACCAAGGAAACCTTTCCACTGGCGCTGCACTGGATGCTCTGGGGGGTCGATCAGGTCTGGACCATCTCCGACACCACCCGGCGGGATCTGCTGGCCCATGTGGCCGACCACGGCTATCCGCCGCTGAACGACCGCTGGGTGACGCCGGTCTTGCTGGGGGCCGACAGCACCGCGCCCGCGGATGCGGACACCACCCGCGCCACACTGGCGCGGCATGATCTGGACCCGGGCGGCTATGTGCTGATGGTCGGCACGCTGGAGCCGCGCAAGAACCACGATTTCGCCTATCGTCTGTGGCGTGAGCTGCACCAGCGGCATCCGGACAAGGTGCTGCCGCTGATCTTTGTCGGCCAGCCGGGGTGGAGCATGGGTCCCTTTGTCGAAATGCTGGCCGAGGATGTGGGCCTGCCGCACGAGGCCATCCGCATCCTGACCGATGTCGACGACGAGGCGCTTGGCGTGCTCTACGACAACTGCCGCTTTACCCTGTACCCCTCCCACTATGAGGGTTGGGGCCTGCCGGTGGTCGAAAGCCTGAACCACGGCAAACCCTGCCTGTGTTCCGACGCCCCCTCGATCGTCGAGGCGGCCCAAGGGGCTGCGGACTGCCTGCCGCTGCTGGACGGCGAGGCATGGGCGGCGCGGGCTTTGGCGCTGATGGGCGACGAGGCCACCTATGCCGAGGCGCTGGACCGGGCAGAGGCGTTTGGCGGCTACAGCTGGCAGGATTTCCGCCAGAACCTGATCGCGGATTTTGAGGCGTTTCAGGATGAGCTGCCCGTGCAGCGTGTCGGCTGA
- a CDS encoding calcium-binding protein, translated as MASFNINALVTAQQTLNNGEAGIIGPQGSLQVFAFPVIMNGGASLLVDGSILGFGNGVDAQNATAVTMYVGPNGSIQTNGHGLIANVTDSTQIINHGSIIGSLSALELTTDAAAVLPINHDVINTGLLSSISEAAVILEITNTGFIEFTNSGVISSSSRGIDNSLTGASGGLSIFRNTGEILAGQDIGGTPDHAFLGGASTDYLINSGVISGEIDMGAGADFYNANGGTTSGRVLGGLGNDTLQGGSETDQMLGGDDADLLIGRGGDDILSGEAGNDYILGGAGNDSMTGGNNFDTINGNAGDDTLYGEAGNDVLVGQDGSDFLDGGMLDDTLDGGNGDDILEGGSGNDILRGRAGEDDLAGGTGRDLLTGGEGADNFVFRGIAEAGIGATRDQILDFEQGVDLIVVAGLSPGVFEFRGTAGFAPSGNPELRLFETPTGSTIVQIDNNGDGTIDAEIRVGGVTGLTADDFVL; from the coding sequence ATGGCCTCGTTCAACATCAACGCCCTTGTCACCGCCCAGCAGACCCTCAACAACGGAGAGGCTGGCATCATCGGGCCGCAAGGATCGTTGCAGGTGTTCGCCTTCCCCGTGATCATGAACGGCGGAGCGAGCCTGCTGGTCGACGGATCCATTCTGGGCTTTGGCAATGGGGTGGATGCCCAGAACGCCACCGCGGTCACGATGTATGTGGGACCAAACGGATCGATCCAGACCAATGGTCATGGCCTCATCGCCAATGTGACCGACAGCACGCAGATCATAAACCACGGCAGCATCATCGGCAGCCTCAGCGCGCTGGAACTGACGACCGATGCCGCCGCCGTGCTGCCCATCAACCATGATGTGATCAACACCGGTCTGCTGTCGTCGATCTCAGAGGCTGCTGTTATTCTGGAAATCACCAACACCGGCTTTATCGAATTCACCAACAGCGGTGTGATCAGCTCTAGCAGCCGGGGCATCGACAATTCCCTGACCGGCGCGTCGGGCGGCCTTAGCATCTTTCGCAACACCGGCGAAATTCTGGCCGGGCAGGACATCGGCGGCACGCCGGACCATGCCTTTCTGGGCGGCGCCTCGACCGATTACCTGATCAATTCGGGGGTTATCAGCGGCGAGATCGACATGGGCGCGGGCGCGGATTTCTACAACGCCAACGGCGGCACCACCTCTGGCCGGGTGCTGGGGGGCCTAGGCAATGACACGTTGCAGGGCGGGTCAGAGACCGACCAGATGCTGGGTGGTGACGATGCCGACCTGCTGATCGGGCGCGGCGGCGATGACATCCTGAGCGGCGAGGCGGGCAATGACTACATCCTGGGCGGCGCGGGCAACGACAGCATGACCGGCGGCAACAACTTCGACACGATCAACGGCAATGCCGGCGACGACACACTGTACGGCGAGGCGGGCAACGATGTGCTGGTGGGTCAGGACGGATCGGATTTTCTGGACGGCGGCATGCTGGACGACACGTTGGACGGCGGCAATGGCGATGACATCCTTGAGGGCGGCAGCGGCAATGACATCCTGCGTGGCCGCGCCGGTGAGGACGATCTGGCGGGCGGCACCGGGAGGGACCTGTTGACCGGCGGTGAGGGCGCGGACAACTTTGTCTTTCGTGGCATTGCCGAAGCGGGCATCGGGGCGACCCGCGATCAGATCCTGGATTTCGAACAGGGCGTCGATCTGATTGTCGTGGCGGGCCTGTCGCCCGGCGTGTTCGAATTCCGCGGCACCGCCGGGTTTGCCCCCTCGGGCAATCCCGAACTGCGCCTGTTCGAGACGCCCACCGGGTCGACCATCGTGCAGATCGACAACAATGGTGACGGCACCATCGACGCAGAGATCCGGGTGGGTGGTGTCACCGGCCTGACGGCGGATGATTTCGTGCTGTAA
- a CDS encoding FkbM family methyltransferase, which translates to MSSQSSPAEQASRIEFLARINRLAPLIPHYEAILEAMYRRVIAPGQCVYDIGCHAGRHTTPFLELVGPGGQVVGFEPIPQMAQRLRSLAAQHRNFTIHETALSNQSGKTSFAFATGTPEESGLIERQFNHPELAKVRQITVMVNRLDDMVTAQGLPDPHYIKIDVEGAELDVLDGARDTLARARPILSVEYGAPGYAPYGHQAMDLWQFADSAGYAVFDLFGYPLTTPEAWLTECDRGIWDWFLVPVERAAQIEALWR; encoded by the coding sequence ATGAGCAGTCAGTCAAGTCCGGCCGAGCAGGCCTCCCGCATTGAATTTCTGGCGCGGATCAACCGGCTCGCCCCGTTGATACCGCACTACGAGGCCATTCTCGAAGCTATGTACCGCCGCGTCATCGCGCCCGGTCAATGCGTCTACGACATCGGCTGTCACGCCGGTCGGCACACGACGCCCTTTCTGGAACTTGTCGGCCCCGGCGGGCAGGTCGTCGGGTTTGAGCCGATCCCCCAGATGGCGCAACGCCTGCGCTCGCTGGCCGCGCAGCATCGCAATTTCACGATCCATGAGACCGCGCTGTCCAACCAGAGCGGCAAGACAAGCTTTGCCTTCGCCACCGGCACGCCGGAGGAAAGCGGCCTGATCGAACGGCAGTTCAACCATCCCGAACTGGCGAAGGTGCGCCAGATCACGGTGATGGTGAACCGGCTGGATGACATGGTGACCGCACAGGGCTTGCCCGACCCCCATTACATCAAGATCGATGTCGAGGGCGCCGAACTGGACGTGCTGGACGGCGCGCGCGACACGCTGGCCCGCGCCCGGCCGATCCTGTCGGTGGAATACGGCGCGCCCGGCTATGCGCCCTACGGCCATCAGGCGATGGATCTTTGGCAGTTTGCCGACAGCGCGGGCTATGCTGTTTTTGACCTGTTCGGCTATCCTCTGACCACGCCCGAGGCCTGGCTGACGGAATGCGATCGCGGGATCTGGGACTGGTTTCTGGTGCCGGTCGAACGCGCCGCCCAGATTGAGGCCCTCTGGCGCTGA
- a CDS encoding Hint domain-containing protein has protein sequence MAISVGDIYFTANLTDLSGDGAESFSFVATTAIAAGEVITFHGPESAFTVGNSSFTFTVGAAGLSAFDRVTIVESSLVPNTIILASDPSGGSTSAVSGNGWSITDNDNIIAAQGGQVLAAIVNSSSSGSAWNNNLDVTGLSTTQLDSFLIANPTLSPIAEHVGGLTDNAMFSGTDITTQGSNPAFWVTTDDAVDHTSPTIGTTTYTTQDANINCFAAGTLIATPTGERAIETLRNGDRILTADGQETRVLWLAQQTIDARHGIAARRAPVRIAAGALGNHTDLIVTADHGMIVDGLVINASALVNGGTIDWVADADIPAGFTVYHIETAAHDVILANGAAAETFMDAVGRACFDNHQDYLDLYGCERIIPEMTRPRISSRRLLPAAIRARLGIAEDSTDKCSGGDLAQSA, from the coding sequence ATGGCCATTTCAGTCGGCGATATCTACTTTACCGCAAACCTGACGGATCTGAGCGGGGATGGCGCCGAAAGCTTTTCCTTTGTGGCCACAACCGCGATTGCCGCCGGGGAGGTCATCACATTTCACGGCCCCGAAAGCGCCTTCACCGTTGGCAATTCGTCTTTTACCTTTACCGTCGGGGCGGCCGGGTTAAGCGCGTTTGATCGTGTCACGATCGTCGAAAGCAGCTTAGTTCCGAACACTATTATCCTGGCCAGTGACCCCTCCGGCGGGTCCACCAGCGCAGTGTCCGGAAACGGGTGGAGCATTACCGACAACGACAACATCATCGCCGCGCAGGGCGGGCAGGTTCTGGCCGCGATCGTCAATTCCAGCAGCAGCGGGTCGGCATGGAACAACAACCTTGATGTCACCGGCCTGTCGACGACACAGCTGGACAGTTTCCTGATCGCAAATCCGACGCTCAGCCCGATTGCCGAACATGTGGGCGGCCTGACGGACAACGCGATGTTCAGCGGCACGGATATCACGACGCAGGGCAGCAATCCGGCGTTCTGGGTGACAACGGATGACGCCGTGGACCACACGTCCCCGACCATCGGCACGACGACCTATACGACCCAGGACGCCAACATAAACTGCTTTGCGGCCGGCACCCTGATTGCAACCCCGACCGGAGAGCGCGCCATCGAAACACTGCGCAACGGTGACCGGATCCTGACGGCGGACGGGCAGGAGACGCGGGTGCTGTGGCTGGCGCAGCAGACCATCGACGCGCGGCACGGGATCGCCGCCCGCCGCGCCCCGGTGCGCATTGCTGCGGGTGCCTTGGGCAATCATACGGATCTGATTGTCACGGCGGACCACGGCATGATTGTCGACGGGCTGGTGATCAACGCCTCTGCGCTGGTGAACGGCGGGACCATCGACTGGGTGGCGGATGCGGATATCCCCGCCGGGTTCACCGTCTATCACATTGAAACCGCCGCGCATGACGTTATCCTTGCCAATGGGGCGGCGGCTGAAACCTTCATGGATGCGGTGGGGCGGGCCTGTTTCGACAACCATCAGGACTATCTCGACCTGTATGGCTGCGAGCGAATTATCCCTGAAATGACCCGCCCGAGGATTTCATCCCGGCGGTTGCTGCCGGCGGCCATCCGGGCACGGCTGGGGATTGCCGAGGACAGCACCGATAAATGCTCCGGGGGCGATCTGGCGCAAAGCGCCTGA
- a CDS encoding calcium-binding protein: protein MTTTYQSSASTTVYAPNGATVVLRDYNDIYTANGDGFELMAGALVTSLFAYGFVWADDNGVEVRADNARIANFGTLTSFTGDAINLAGGAGLIEILNYGTMMANDGELIDIDSPGDKDIDLFNAGTMVARGADLVFDGAIGNFTLTNSGLMDGQDLAMSGSGFSRLVNTGEIFATRIDMRSTGPAVVINRGTLTDRDGTGDLVLTGDAAAGDTVVNAGTLLGSVALGGGADFFENAGPGVTSGAVRGEAGNDTLVGGESADLLEGGTDNDKLVGRGGDDVLHGGAGDDLIIAGLGSDVVTGGDGTDTISGGGGDDDLSGDGAADVLAGQDGSDLLEGGAGNDTLDGGDGNDTLEGGDDNDVLRGRAGEDELAGGLGLDFLTGGADADVFVFRTTAHAGTGAVRDQILDFEPGVDLINVVSMSPGVFAFVGTAAFSAPNQIRVIETATGSSIVQFDVDGDGTADAEIRVGGVTGLTADDFAL, encoded by the coding sequence ATGACCACCACCTATCAATCCAGCGCCTCGACCACGGTCTATGCCCCCAATGGCGCCACTGTCGTGCTGCGCGACTACAACGACATCTACACCGCCAATGGCGACGGGTTTGAGCTGATGGCCGGGGCACTGGTCACCAGCCTGTTTGCCTATGGCTTTGTCTGGGCCGACGACAATGGCGTCGAGGTGCGGGCCGACAATGCGCGGATCGCCAATTTTGGCACGCTGACCAGCTTTACCGGCGATGCCATCAACCTTGCCGGCGGGGCGGGGCTGATCGAGATCCTCAACTACGGCACCATGATGGCCAATGACGGGGAGCTGATCGACATCGATAGCCCCGGCGACAAGGACATCGACCTGTTCAATGCGGGCACCATGGTGGCGCGCGGAGCTGATCTGGTCTTTGACGGGGCGATCGGCAATTTCACCCTGACCAACTCGGGGCTGATGGATGGCCAGGATCTGGCCATGAGCGGCAGCGGCTTCAGCCGTCTGGTCAACACCGGAGAGATCTTTGCCACCCGGATCGACATGCGCTCCACCGGGCCGGCGGTTGTGATCAATCGCGGCACGCTGACCGACCGCGACGGCACCGGCGATCTGGTGCTGACCGGCGACGCGGCGGCGGGCGACACGGTGGTCAATGCGGGCACCCTTCTGGGCAGCGTCGCCCTGGGGGGCGGTGCGGATTTCTTCGAGAACGCAGGCCCGGGCGTGACCAGCGGCGCGGTGCGGGGCGAGGCGGGCAATGACACGCTGGTGGGCGGCGAAAGCGCCGACCTGCTGGAGGGCGGCACCGACAATGACAAGCTGGTCGGGCGCGGCGGCGACGATGTCCTGCATGGCGGGGCGGGCGACGACCTGATCATCGCCGGGCTGGGCAGCGACGTGGTCACGGGCGGCGACGGCACCGATACGATCTCTGGCGGCGGCGGCGACGACGATCTGTCGGGGGACGGCGCGGCGGACGTGCTGGCGGGGCAGGACGGGTCGGACCTGCTGGAGGGCGGCGCGGGCAACGATACGCTGGACGGCGGCGACGGCAATGACACGCTGGAAGGCGGCGATGACAATGACGTGCTGCGCGGCCGCGCCGGAGAGGATGAACTGGCGGGTGGTCTGGGGCTGGATTTTCTGACCGGCGGCGCGGATGCGGATGTCTTTGTGTTCCGCACCACCGCCCATGCGGGAACAGGCGCTGTCCGCGACCAGATCCTTGACTTTGAGCCGGGGGTGGACCTGATCAACGTGGTCAGCATGTCGCCGGGGGTGTTTGCCTTTGTCGGCACGGCGGCGTTTTCGGCCCCCAACCAGATCCGGGTGATCGAGACCGCGACCGGGTCCAGCATCGTGCAGTTTGACGTGGATGGCGACGGCACGGCGGATGCCGAGATCCGGGTGGGCGGAGTCACCGGGCTGACCGCGGATGATTTCGCGCTGTAG
- a CDS encoding glycosyltransferase yields the protein MKIVTLSTYPVSHPFHGGQRRLDAITRVLRGADHEVTAMPFFFGPHYPQHTADEALTALPGEMHGDIARAGLREDLHMHRLLHPGVPAFDAARQRLDQIRPDALHFEQPWLLPLLEALLEDIPEAERPAVVYGSQNIESVLIPARFRDETDALEQAATRRADMVVAVSAADAQVLERWRTPGQGAPVVVAPNGCWPPALDTGAPRPIAEDYLMLAGSGHGPNAEGYWDVIGRIPGCIPPDGRLAVVGGVGDLLRADPRFRHFRKLNDHLVQITGRVEEDVLQALLTHAKGICLPIKSGGGTNLKTAEALLSLKPVIAMRPAFRGFEEAMSLGGVHVAETETEFRAHVRALFAGHLTGTRVAEDVARYTWDATLADLAPAYARLIRAARF from the coding sequence GTGAAGATCGTCACGCTTTCGACCTATCCCGTCAGCCACCCGTTCCACGGCGGGCAGCGACGGCTTGACGCCATCACCCGCGTGTTGCGCGGCGCGGACCATGAGGTCACGGCGATGCCGTTTTTCTTTGGTCCGCATTACCCGCAGCATACCGCCGATGAGGCGCTGACCGCGCTGCCGGGTGAGATGCACGGCGACATTGCCCGTGCCGGGCTGCGCGAAGACCTGCACATGCACCGGCTGCTGCACCCGGGCGTGCCCGCCTTTGATGCCGCGCGCCAGCGGTTGGACCAGATCCGCCCCGACGCGCTGCATTTCGAACAGCCTTGGCTGCTACCGCTGCTGGAGGCGCTGCTGGAGGACATCCCCGAGGCCGAGCGTCCCGCAGTGGTTTACGGCTCGCAGAACATCGAAAGCGTGCTGATCCCCGCGCGCTTTCGCGATGAGACCGACGCGCTGGAACAGGCGGCCACCCGGCGCGCCGATATGGTGGTTGCGGTCAGCGCGGCGGATGCGCAGGTGCTGGAACGCTGGCGCACGCCGGGGCAGGGCGCGCCTGTGGTTGTGGCCCCCAACGGCTGCTGGCCCCCGGCGCTGGACACCGGCGCGCCGCGCCCCATCGCCGAGGACTACCTGATGCTGGCGGGCAGCGGCCATGGTCCCAATGCCGAGGGGTACTGGGACGTGATCGGCCGCATTCCCGGCTGCATCCCGCCCGACGGGCGGCTGGCGGTGGTCGGCGGCGTTGGCGACCTGCTGCGCGCCGATCCGCGCTTTCGCCATTTTCGCAAGCTCAACGACCATCTGGTGCAGATCACCGGCCGCGTCGAAGAGGATGTGCTGCAGGCGCTGTTGACCCATGCCAAGGGCATCTGCCTGCCGATCAAATCCGGCGGTGGCACCAACCTGAAAACCGCCGAGGCGCTGTTGAGCCTCAAACCGGTGATCGCCATGCGCCCGGCCTTTCGCGGCTTTGAAGAGGCGATGTCGCTGGGCGGTGTTCATGTGGCCGAGACCGAAACCGAATTCCGCGCCCATGTGCGCGCTCTTTTTGCAGGACATCTCACCGGCACCCGCGTGGCAGAGGACGTCGCCCGGTACACATGGGACGCAACGCTGGCCGATCTGGCCCCGGCCTACGCCCGCCTGATCCGCGCCGCCCGATTCTAG
- a CDS encoding calcium-binding protein: MATFVIDTLTNAQTTLAANDEYFILEGVTQYFTSAVIDVNGNNTDIFILGAIVTTTFNTIELGVNTDTNIYVGPTGSILTSSAFRPIKGTGSGTTVTNYGTISGGQIELDGDTTIFVNGGTVDGTYPSGGLIAALRMNGQDSRLVNSGVMNAASDFIVRVEGTATVVNSGTMTGANDGIRAVLSLGEVFRLSNSGTIAADGLAVLAGADSDVISNTGTITGDIQMGGGADAYMGLGAGVTAGTVLGENGNDTLTGGDFADDFDGGADDDQLVGRGGDDVLDGGSGDDFILGGEGNDEINGGADNDTLNANAGDDSVYGEAGNDVLVGQDGSDLLDGGDNDDTMDGGNGDDTLEGGSGNDILRGRAGEDDLAGGDGRDLLTGGEGADNFVFRALAGTEAGANRDQIMDFEQGVDLIVVAGMSPGVFEFRGTAAFAPSGNPELRLNETATGSTIVQFDANGDGTIDAEIRVGGVTGLTADDFVL, translated from the coding sequence ATGGCAACCTTTGTGATTGATACACTGACCAACGCGCAAACGACCCTCGCAGCGAACGATGAATATTTTATTCTGGAAGGCGTTACGCAGTACTTCACAAGCGCAGTCATCGACGTGAACGGCAACAACACCGACATATTTATTCTCGGAGCCATAGTCACGACCACATTCAATACCATCGAATTGGGCGTAAACACAGACACAAATATCTATGTCGGGCCGACGGGGTCCATCCTGACGAGTTCGGCCTTTCGACCGATCAAAGGCACAGGCAGTGGGACGACCGTGACCAACTATGGCACAATATCCGGTGGCCAGATCGAGCTTGATGGCGACACCACGATATTCGTGAACGGCGGCACGGTGGATGGAACGTATCCCTCTGGGGGGTTGATTGCCGCCCTGCGGATGAATGGCCAGGATTCAAGGCTCGTCAACAGCGGTGTGATGAACGCGGCTTCGGACTTCATCGTAAGGGTGGAAGGAACCGCCACCGTGGTCAATTCAGGGACAATGACCGGTGCCAATGACGGCATCCGGGCCGTCCTGTCTTTGGGTGAGGTCTTCAGACTGTCGAACTCCGGGACCATCGCGGCAGATGGCCTTGCGGTCCTTGCCGGCGCCGACAGCGACGTGATTAGCAACACCGGCACGATCACCGGCGACATCCAGATGGGGGGCGGCGCCGACGCCTACATGGGCTTGGGCGCTGGTGTCACGGCGGGCACGGTGCTGGGCGAGAACGGAAACGACACGCTGACCGGCGGCGATTTCGCCGACGACTTTGATGGCGGGGCCGATGACGACCAGCTGGTCGGGCGAGGCGGTGACGATGTGCTGGATGGCGGCAGCGGCGACGACTTCATCCTGGGCGGTGAGGGCAATGACGAGATCAACGGCGGCGCTGACAATGACACGCTAAACGCCAACGCCGGTGATGACAGTGTTTATGGCGAGGCGGGCAACGACGTGCTGGTCGGCCAGGACGGCAGCGACCTGCTTGATGGCGGGGACAACGACGACACCATGGACGGTGGCAATGGCGACGACACGCTTGAGGGCGGTTCGGGCAATGACATCCTGCGTGGGCGTGCCGGGGAGGATGATCTGGCGGGCGGCGACGGCAGGGACCTGCTGACTGGCGGCGAAGGGGCGGACAATTTTGTCTTCCGCGCGCTTGCCGGAACCGAGGCAGGGGCCAACCGCGACCAGATCATGGATTTCGAACAGGGCGTTGACCTGATCGTGGTGGCGGGCATGTCGCCGGGGGTCTTTGAATTCCGCGGCACCGCGGCCTTTGCGCCGTCAGGCAACCCCGAGTTGCGGCTGAATGAAACCGCCACCGGATCGACCATCGTGCAGTTTGATGCCAACGGTGACGGCACCATCGACGCAGAGATCCGGGTGGGCGGTGTCACCGGGCTGACAGCGGATGATTTCGTGTTGTGA
- a CDS encoding calcium-binding protein: MARPTPFDDDLTDGPLARLIALMAGHDRASGRAGNDTLRGEAGNDTLAGDGGDDRLIGGPGKDWLLGGDGDDTLRGDDGEDALLGGPGRDLLVGGSDDDDLRGGPGGDTLIGATGDDTMAGEDGDDMLDGGTGDDLLTGGAGDDWLRGAQDSDTLFAGDGNDTLAGGDGDDWLRGEAGTDTLVGGAGNDWMVGGADNDWMAGEAGNDTLLGEDGNDAASGGAGHDLLRGGAGDDTLSGLSGHDTLQGGVGDDLLIGGAGADVFVFTRGQDRIADFEDGVDLIDLTGAAFALRAALMVPGHSISVAAGGWLVLGAGPNTLVIDNPGDSAITLTSDDVLF, encoded by the coding sequence ATGGCACGACCGACACCGTTTGACGACGATCTGACCGATGGCCCGCTGGCCCGGCTGATTGCGCTCATGGCCGGGCATGACCGGGCCTCGGGGCGGGCGGGCAACGACACGCTGCGCGGCGAGGCCGGCAATGACACGCTGGCAGGCGACGGGGGCGATGACCGGCTGATCGGAGGCCCCGGCAAGGACTGGCTGCTGGGCGGTGACGGCGATGACACCCTGCGCGGCGACGACGGGGAGGACGCGCTGCTGGGCGGGCCGGGGCGCGATCTGTTGGTGGGGGGCTCTGACGATGACGACCTGCGTGGCGGGCCGGGCGGCGACACCCTGATCGGTGCCACCGGCGACGATACCATGGCTGGTGAGGATGGCGACGACATGCTGGACGGCGGCACCGGGGATGATCTGCTGACCGGCGGCGCGGGCGATGATTGGCTGCGCGGCGCGCAGGACAGCGACACGCTGTTTGCCGGGGACGGCAATGACACGCTGGCGGGTGGTGACGGCGACGACTGGCTGCGCGGCGAGGCGGGCACCGACACGCTGGTCGGCGGCGCGGGCAATGACTGGATGGTGGGCGGCGCAGACAACGACTGGATGGCCGGCGAGGCGGGCAATGACACGCTGCTGGGCGAAGACGGCAACGATGCCGCCTCGGGCGGGGCCGGACACGACCTGCTGCGTGGCGGGGCGGGGGACGACACGCTGTCCGGCCTCAGCGGCCATGACACCCTGCAAGGCGGGGTGGGCGACGATCTGCTGATTGGTGGCGCGGGGGCGGACGTCTTTGTCTTCACCCGGGGTCAGGACCGCATCGCCGATTTTGAGGACGGGGTGGATCTGATCGACCTCACCGGCGCGGCGTTTGCGCTGCGCGCGGCGCTGATGGTGCCGGGCCATTCGATCAGCGTGGCGGCGGGCGGATGGCTGGTGCTGGGGGCAGGCCCCAACACATTGGTGATCGACAACCCCGGCGACAGCGCCATCACCCTGACCAGCGACGATGTCCTGTTCTAG